The Engraulis encrasicolus isolate BLACKSEA-1 chromosome 3, IST_EnEncr_1.0, whole genome shotgun sequence genome segment ccctgacgccctcgagacatagtctccccacccctggccctcgagacatagtctccccacccctggccctcgagacatagactccccacccctggccctcgagacataggctccccacccgtggccctcgagacataggttccccacccctgctgccctcgagacataggttcccccccCCTGctgccctcaagacataggttccccacccctggccctcgagacataggttccccacccctggccctcgagacataggttccccacccctggccctcgagacataggttccccacccctgctgccctcgagacataggttccccacccctggccctcgagacataggttccccacccctggcactcgagacataggttccccacccctgtgctaagctatgctaataattctgatccaaggGGTAGGgcctactgaaaacactgagaagaaaatgatgcaCATTCATGAAGAATGCTGGGAaatgctgcaaatatgtgaacatcAAAAAAGGGGTGTCCGTTCCTTTAACTCTCTGgtcctgtgtttgtatgtgtcgtTTATTTTGTCCATGTTGTATATATGATACTGCTGCAACACGTGCATTTCCCCACTGTGGGATAATACAGGGCATACTCACTCACCTACTGCCAGACTGatatttacatttatttattttatctatGTATGCACATTGACAACAACTACCAGACTGGTAGGAAAGTAacaacatccaccaccaccatactAAAGAAATACAATATAAATATCCAACTGCTTCATAAATGATGgataacaaataggcctatagtgTGATATAGTCAGTGCTGTATTTGATTGAATTTAATATGAATATCATTGACATCAACTATGACAGTAAAACACCACAACCACTTCTAAATGGGCATAAACTATGAATATAAAATAACAACCCACCAGAACTATAAATGTCCAAATGTTTTGTGATATAAATGTCCAAATGTTtcataaatgaataaaacaagTGTAATATCAGTGCTGTATCCAACTCTGCTTGGAATTAGTATAAATAATTGGTATCATATTCAAATCCTTCATTAATTAATTGTAAAATCAAATTCTTCAACCTGTACATAACATAGGAAATTGCGCAAAAACAACATATTTGCTGTTAAATCAAATCATTCAGGTTTTCAAAGTAGTTTAATGACGAGTAACTACTTAATAACACACTTGGACATTCCAACTCAACTTGGAATTGATAGTAACTAATGTCATCAATGACTTCAGCTGTAAAAGTAAAACAACAGCCCACCATATAATATAACATTTGGCATCAACATGTGAACAGACATTTCCACAGAGATGAGAAAGAATTACAACAGTTAAGCAATATGCAAAGAAACTCAACATTTGATATCTAAAGCACAGCAACACACTGTActaatgcgtatgtgtgtgtgtgtgagtgtgtgtgtgtgtgtgtgtgtgtgtgtgtgtgtgtgtgtgtgtgtgtgtgtgtgtgtatgtgtgtgtgtgtgagtgtgtgtgtgtgtgtgcagcaagtGCTGTAGAGGCCCCACAGGAGCAACATTTACCTgtaggggcctcacaacagcttcactgatgatccaTCACCTAAAtaaaacccagggtagagtgtgtgtgtgaatgtggtgtggactttgtgcaggagggtcattgtgtctccagagatgctgtagaaggccagagttcctgccctgtgatccacatacactcctattctggagctggccactagagggagtttagtcttTTCATTATTGTGCCAGAATAAGGAGCTGGAGCTACGGAGGGCcagcctccaggactgatcattaaaTCCAAACAGACACTCATGACCccgtcctttcctgctgatgcttttatatgacactgctataccaacatctccactcctctcaacctcccagtagcagcgtgcagacacaccctctctacacagcacctgaggcCACCTaataaatctgtctggatgatcaggatatgactgaggggcctcatctctcctctccaccctcctgttctcctcagacagatggagttctctgtgtgctgtgtttggatccagagtgaagtgacaggaatctgatggaggagaagatgggaaaaggaaaataaacaagttgtaatatgtgtgtctttgtgcatgtgtgggagaggggtggtggtgattGATGTGCGTGTATACAGTTtgggccaaaagtttggacacactttCTTATTCATTgacttctctttattttcctgcCTAGTTACAGTAcatagtagggttttttttttttttgcggagggcatcaaaactatgCATGAACACATATAGAGTTACCGTATGTGCTtaacgaagtgtgtgtgtgtgtgtgtgtgtgtgtgtgtgtgtgtgtgtgtgtgtgtgtgtgtgtaacttacactgtaagaagtcctctctggtcactggttcagcagtaagagcctggccatcagacactgtgaCAGAGGGGCAGATAGACATTGAGGTTCTCATTAATATTGTcccccattgtttgactctaccgcagtggttctcaacctgtttgGAACAaatgccctcttgacctcatcataagcctcccgacgccccccttgaccgcatcataagcctcccgacgccccccttgacctcatcataaaggCGAATTCATAGTTCACATAACTGGCTCTAACGTCATTCATACCTCCCTgtcgacgatggcgtgcgctcaaaatgacgtcacacgcccctccttAAGCTGCCGCAGCGAGAGGTCATGCActtcacattttttgtaacttggcgtgcgccaccagcgactatgcatgtaggcagacaaagcaggagtttcgaagagatatggctacagctactgtactacagaatggaccctgcatcattttgaggataataaaatgtcttagagagttattttatcttctcccttaaatgttgttcagtgaaacaattgtttactttgttcagaaacacgttgtgtttggcaatctatttataaattctgcagccagaacaatgctatcacgtggtcttggaatgatctgacAATGAATCTATGTTTTATTGTAatgtcataagtcagacgttcagtagccctacagcagccgtgtttggctttccaTTTTAGATCTCTACAACCTCTGTATCTGATTCTGCCGACGatttctgcagtttctctcatgaacagcagagggcacacttccgaaaatgcgagcaaacgcctgtaaatggcgcttttgactatgaatggtctgccacattttaatggttctcgtgccaaatgcgccaaattacgcacgttaagtatgcagagcccttaagcctcccaatgccccccttgacctcatcataagccaataatctgtattctgcattccaattggttactcgcttaactcacatcgctcaaagataaaataagtttatctcggaacccgcccacatcgcatcgcttgtactctcctcgcctactcaccagcgagactcgctggaacacgtagacattctattgacttcatccgctgagcgagtaactagcagcgacgtgtgtgtacggcccttaagcggCGTAGACACagaaagctagcttttcgcttgctcgcctactcgccacgctttcatggaacgttcgctgaaagttcctgcggctttaactgccaatggacagccgagaagtaccgaactctgcattccaattggttacttgcttactcgcctcgctcgaagataaaatattttcaactcggaatccacccacatcgcatcgcttgtacagtactcgcctactcgcctgcgagtctcgctgggacacattgacattctattgagttcattcgctgagcgagtaactagcagcgacgtgtgtgtacggccctttaacaCCTCATTGGCTCTACAGCCCCCACCCTCTGGATCGGTCTACCTCTCCATGTccgtcaagcccccacactggctacgtctatggtccttaaccaccctgcccctaccccacctctacccccctcctctcctctctctctattgccctgcccactctccttttgtaaaacgaccttgggttacttgaaaggcgctatataaaaccaagttattattagatgcgtccagcatctctataacagggtctgtctgtccgtccgtccgtccgtccgtccgtctgaaacgctttcattaaattgttgtccgtctgaaacgctttctttaaattgttccttcctgtggccacaaggcggcagacttgccattttggaccggagcgaatgcgtgcaagcatagcctttctatactaaaccggatgctaacgttggcgaaaagtagcctagccacaggctaactgacaaacgtgaggccaacaactcagccgatcgtgatgtacgccacaaatagaccaatcgacctcatatttagacactacaatgttgatttctgccttcgattttcatcagttaagaaatctagcgtcggattaacacattattaaggtagtaaagcgagttgccgccatgtttgttttccagaatcacccgggtagagagctcacgtgcagcattctgggtaattgagtttcacgttattaatgcacaaaatgcgtgtttttaaaaaaatgcagtgagtttaaaaaatcaaaccaactgccatttggaagggcaatggtgcttttcgttgcgctcagagacagtacaggagagaacgcgtctttcgtaattgctttgcagtcgtgtgcatttgataaactctggcacggaagttcactgctttgtgccttgacggtgaagctggtattgaaaaaaagtccataatacacctaaagggtcaacccataagcgcatgattcacccaaatggttttatttatttattatttgtcgatgtttagattctttcccacatgcacataatgctgaaatggcgtgatactaaaggttgttaggcctaataaatgtctggtaatttgtaatgtagcctacttcatctaggctatgtgaaatttcaaatcatagcctatggttcttttccaaatccaagaatgatgataagcttattataccctaaactgcaaaaaataaagccatgtctcgctattttgctgccttgctgcctgccacaatatttggagtgtccatgatgaccaataaacaaaaagtacatcctcggggggcgttgacaggctaggaggaggccagggggggcgtttgggggggaaaatggcatagttggaactggcatagagggacgcatctgttgtccgcctgtcggccttgttattattaattttattattggtcttattattattattattattattattattattgagagaCCAAGTTACCGCGACCTCAACATGGAAATGTGACCCTCGCTGTGGTGTCAATATTACATGCTGTGTCTACGGCACACCTTATGTTGAGGTGAACTACAGCTGTGGTGTCAATATTAGGCTacatcctgtctgtgtgtgtgtgtgtgtgtgtgtgtgtgtgtgtgtgtgtgtgtgtgtgtgtgtgtgtgtgtgtcggatacTCACTCTGTATGTTCTGGATGATCTGGACATGTTTCGCTGctacaacacaaaaaaacacattatgaaatggTTATCTTACGTTACACAATTGCTAATGCACTGTTAATGGTGGAAATGTTATAATTTCTAGGGTCgtcaaacctgctgcagatattttGACTACTTCTTGTTGGAAGGTGGAAtttaatttctcctccagctgcatcttcagtgcagatacagatttcttcaggggctccaaggagaagcttTGGCTGACGGTCACGCTGGTTGAAgttgtgctgtaaggcctcccagtgatggacacaatgttctgcacagagaaacacacacacactagggtgaggTAGACCTACTGACATGAACCATGGTTTGAACTCTGTAAAAAGTAAAGTTGGCTACCTTGAGAaaatggatgggatcctgtgtcagtgaaagctgcttcatttcggcatctgtcctcttcagctcagcaatctcctgctccagtcgcttcaggagtccttcagcacgactcacctcagctttctcctgagctctgatcagctctgtcacctcagagcgccttctctcCACGGAGCGGATCAcctcagtaaacatcctctcactctcctccactgctgtctgtgcaccagactgatatgacacacacacacgcacgcacgcacacgcacgcacgcacgcacatattacTATCTGTGGTAGTTAGACCACATTTATTAACATTTATGGTTAACGCCTCTAGGGGGAGCTCCATAGCTAATATAATGCAAGACTTATGGGGACATATCAGTTAGTAGAGAGAAGAAGATACATCAAGCCAAGGGCTAGAGACGTGTTAGGTTGTTGTGTGAAATATTAAATGGCACGAAACCAAAAGAGACAACCTTTCAAGTGTGATGACTGCTACAGCCACCGTAGGATATCACACTATCATACAATACAATTATATGGGGTTGTGTAATTGGTGACTTAATTAAATTGCAATTAAATCCTGGTAAACAATGTGACCTATATACCGTATAGACCCTTTACTGtctgtaaacagatatgacgtaatttggctgcgtgcgcattgtTGGAGCAAAATCGACCATGCACCATTCACTTGtacagaaactagccaggtgtttttttccacaataagaaaacggatggtcaagataacttcagatatgcagtgggcatcACAGACATGGGTATTCCTGGTGATGTCCTCAGTCTGGTCAGTACGTTTAATGTCTtgcaacaaacatctcctatgcttctggaacaggctcttccctctcaaaaaagcttaacaagtgtacttttcagaatCTCTATTTTCTATCAACCTACACGCTTCAGGagggcaggtcttctctctttagggtcagCACTGTCTGTTCGTGTGGAGCCCtctctcacgcctttcgtaaagtcttcacgaaaataatagattaattttcacgctgcctattcacttgaattacTTGAAATAACAGTGGTGCTTTCTGTAGATTTTAGAATGATTGCAtggcggtggggtgggggtgttttgaAGCTCATTtgagatggctactggctagcaagaacatcctatggatattagacctaCTTGGATATTATCTAATTAAGAAAATTTGAAAGACGTCacgaagaaggtaaggacagctttccctataataatgtccgccgtggcattatattgatttcatatcactcatctccttcaggtattttccaattgttgtcacatttctagtccagtagtctgggttcggcagggtctggctaaaacgaaagagacgaggcacattttGTGTCCATCTGTGACAGCAGTATTGGTGTAGTTATTCCAGCGTTATAATttagttgtgtgttctccaattgacaactagttgtgctgacttgctaacagcatctccactccatgttgattttatcatctagcgtttctcctgttagcataatatacACCGCTATGCCATCTATAAATAgttgctgcgcttatcaattctggtgactgagaccatcaaaatgacagcctgaattaagttttgaataaagt includes the following:
- the LOC134445613 gene encoding tripartite motif-containing protein 16-like yields the protein MAEAMASNQEIVMCPVCLDLLKDPVTLSCGHNFCLDCIEACWDKEDVKGVYSCPQCRETFTPRPVLKKNHVFSELVDQMRKSRIQTTAPVECAAGPGDVACDVCASRKLKAVKSCLECVMSYCDNHLKAHNELKGRNHNMIDATGQLQEMVCPRHKKVFEIFCRTDQSCICYLCMVDDHKGHDMITAKAEWSHKKEELGQSQRRCQQIIQLKEKELQELRKAVETLKSGAQTAVEESERMFTEVIRSVERRRSEVTELIRAQEKAEVSRAEGLLKRLEQEIAELKRTDAEMKQLSLTQDPIHFLKNIVSITGRPYSTTSTSVTVSQSFSLEPLKKSVSALKMQLEEKLNSTFQQEVVKISAAAAKHVQIIQNIQMSDGQALTAEPVTREDFLQYSCHFTLDPNTAHRELHLSEENRRVERRDEAPQSYPDHPDRFIRWPQVLCREGVSARCYWEVERSGDVGIAVSYKSISRKGRGHECLFGFNDQSWRLALRSSSSLFWHNNEKTKLPLVASSRIGVYVDHRAGTLAFYSISGDTMTLLHKVHTTFTHTLYPGFYLGDGSSVKLL